In Acidimicrobiales bacterium, a single genomic region encodes these proteins:
- a CDS encoding SRPBCC family protein translates to MPRSPYVIDFHRSYRFPVTPAVVWSSIEDVEHFPAWWGWLGQFRVVGDGLKAGSVLDGTVTPPLPYRMRVQVTINCSQPPERIEATVGGDLTGEALLTLSPADSGTEVSVAWTIEMRQRAMRAVARVAYPLLRWGHDRVVESTVAGFRQHLAGAS, encoded by the coding sequence GTGCCTCGGTCCCCCTACGTGATCGACTTCCACCGGAGCTACCGCTTTCCCGTCACCCCGGCCGTGGTGTGGAGCTCGATCGAGGACGTCGAGCACTTCCCGGCGTGGTGGGGGTGGCTGGGTCAGTTTCGGGTGGTGGGGGACGGTCTGAAGGCCGGCTCGGTCCTCGACGGCACCGTGACTCCCCCGCTTCCCTACCGCATGCGGGTACAGGTCACGATCAATTGCAGCCAGCCCCCGGAGCGGATCGAGGCCACGGTCGGCGGCGACCTCACTGGTGAGGCCCTGCTCACGCTCTCGCCGGCCGACTCCGGCACGGAGGTGAGCGTGGCCTGGACCATCGAGATGCGACAACGGGCCATGCGGGCCGTCGCCAGGGTCGCCTACCCCCTCCTGCGTTGGGGGCACGATCGGGTGGTGGAGTCCACGGTGGCGGGATTCCGCCAGCATCTCGCTGGGGCCTCCTGA